The Paenibacillus sp. 481 DNA window GTGAACCTACACAGGAGCCTACAAATAAACCTACAAGTTCGCCTACAAGTGCACCTATGAGTGCTTCAAATGCGAATGTTTCGGCCGGAGTTCCGTTTCACGATGATCAATTGTTGGCATGGTGGGAACAACGCGCAGTGACTACACTTACGTCTGCGTGGTTAATCAAACCCGAACAAATCAAAATCAAATGGGAGTCATAATTATTATTTGCGTGCATATAGGTGAAAGTAGGACAAGTGAGAGCGAGTCCATGCTGCGAAAGGCGGTCGATTGCGTTGGCGAAATGGTTGCAACAGATCGAAAGATGGATCGGCAACGGTTCGGGAGGATCGAAACGTGTACGGGCATTTCGTTGGCTACTGCTGCTAGGACTGCTAGGCGCGGTTCTCCTCCTGTTCGGCTCGTTTAACGCGAATGAGGGAAGTATCGGCTGGCTTACTGGAAAAAGCAGCGACGGTCGCGAACCACCTGCACTCGGAGCGTTTGAACCGCTTGATCAAGCGAAGGACAAAGTTGCCCAAGCGGGAACAAATGTGTTTGAAACGGTTGAAATGTCGTTTGAAGCACGTGTCAAAAACATTTTGGAGGAAATCGTCGGGGTCGGTCAAGTCGAAGTCCTCGTCACGGTTGACTCCACAGAGGAGCTTATCGTTCAACGTAACATGAAAGACGATCAACAAGTGACCGAAGAGACAGATGCAAATGGTGGAAAGCGTCACTCCACACAGTACTCTCGCAACGGTGAAATTGTAACCTATGAAGCATCTAATGGGAAAACGCCGATTGTAACCAAGCGAATCAAGCCAAAAGTACGTGGGGTAGTCGTCGTAGCCAAAGGTGCGGAAAATTCGACTGTACATGACCTTATCGTTGATGCGGTGGAAAAAGGACTGAATGT harbors:
- the spoIIIAG gene encoding stage III sporulation protein AG; its protein translation is MAKWLQQIERWIGNGSGGSKRVRAFRWLLLLGLLGAVLLLFGSFNANEGSIGWLTGKSSDGREPPALGAFEPLDQAKDKVAQAGTNVFETVEMSFEARVKNILEEIVGVGQVEVLVTVDSTEELIVQRNMKDDQQVTEETDANGGKRHSTQYSRNGEIVTYEASNGKTPIVTKRIKPKVRGVVVVAKGAENSTVHDLIVDAVEKGLNVPAFRISVVPRKIAE